The Stygiolobus azoricus genome window below encodes:
- a CDS encoding peroxiredoxin, giving the protein MPLSKGIDAPDFEAEATTGKVKLSDYKGKSIVVLYFYPKSFTPGCTREIQRFVELYDQFKELSAEVIGVSVDSLSTQKRFAEKYNAKFPVVSDKEKKISEAYQVLNEKGTSAQRVTFIIDENGKIVEVLEKLKKAEEHADKALEIVKKMRGK; this is encoded by the coding sequence ATGCCGTTAAGTAAAGGTATAGATGCCCCTGATTTTGAAGCTGAAGCAACCACTGGTAAAGTTAAACTATCCGATTATAAAGGCAAATCAATAGTAGTTCTTTACTTCTACCCTAAGTCATTCACACCAGGCTGTACTAGGGAAATACAGAGGTTTGTTGAACTGTATGATCAGTTCAAGGAACTATCCGCTGAAGTCATAGGAGTAAGCGTAGATTCTTTAAGCACTCAAAAGAGGTTCGCTGAGAAATACAACGCAAAATTCCCAGTTGTTTCAGATAAAGAGAAAAAGATAAGCGAGGCTTATCAAGTATTAAATGAAAAGGGAACAAGTGCACAAAGAGTCACTTTTATAATAGATGAAAATGGGAAAATCGTAGAGGTTCTTGAGAAGTTAAAGAAAGCAGAAGAACACGCAGATAAGGCCTTAGAAATAGTAAAGAAAATGAGAGGGAAATAA
- the ppcA gene encoding phosphoenolpyruvate carboxylase — protein sequence MRKIPKTMSTQHPDNARVPEWNKGEVISGEGEVIEAFLAYSHYGVDEVMWDAEGKDVDTHVVRKLLSQYPEFFKEKVLGRDIFLTYRIPNPKIEGAEKKVFAETLQSIPITYDLAEKFYDTKPTPPVFEVILPFTTDYKELISIVKYYENVIVNTEDVKLVDDIYVKDLIGEINPKKIEIIPLIEDRDSMLRIDEILGGYVKALRPPYMRVFLARSDPAMNYGMISAILSVKYALSRLGKIEKQLNISFFPMLGVGALPFRGHFSPENVDRTMDEYRGVYTYTVQSAFKYDYEDDQVVSAIRKVNEREVQEKPILSDDEEEILKKIARLYTESYQPIIENLADVINKIALLLPRRRARKLHIGLFGYSRSTGKVTLPRAISFTGALYSLGIPPEIIGISSLGKLNEKEFEVFSQNYKYFKYDIQCAARFISLESLELIKQIWNVDKDTLDKIKGDIDFVEHQLGIHIGGNDYVSRKHNLMTSLALLALKEGHVDEAKNYLLEMAKIRRSLG from the coding sequence ATGAGGAAAATACCTAAGACTATGTCAACTCAACACCCTGACAATGCCAGAGTGCCTGAGTGGAATAAGGGCGAAGTAATAAGCGGTGAAGGCGAAGTAATTGAGGCTTTTTTAGCGTATTCCCATTATGGCGTGGATGAGGTCATGTGGGACGCAGAGGGAAAAGACGTAGATACTCACGTAGTTAGAAAACTACTTTCCCAATACCCTGAGTTTTTCAAGGAAAAAGTATTAGGTAGGGACATATTCCTAACATACAGAATTCCGAACCCGAAGATTGAGGGAGCAGAAAAGAAGGTATTCGCGGAAACTCTTCAAAGTATTCCGATCACCTATGACTTGGCAGAGAAATTCTATGATACAAAACCTACCCCTCCGGTATTCGAGGTGATTCTTCCTTTCACTACTGATTACAAAGAGTTGATCTCTATCGTAAAATACTATGAGAACGTGATAGTCAATACAGAGGACGTAAAACTCGTCGATGATATTTACGTGAAAGACCTTATAGGTGAGATAAACCCTAAAAAAATCGAAATAATACCGCTCATCGAAGACAGAGATTCTATGCTGAGAATAGATGAGATACTAGGCGGTTATGTTAAAGCGCTTAGACCTCCTTATATGAGGGTGTTTCTGGCGAGGTCGGACCCTGCAATGAACTACGGGATGATATCCGCTATACTTTCGGTGAAATACGCACTTAGTAGGCTAGGGAAGATAGAGAAACAACTTAACATATCTTTCTTCCCTATGTTAGGGGTAGGAGCATTACCGTTTAGAGGTCATTTTAGTCCTGAGAATGTAGATAGGACAATGGACGAATATAGAGGTGTTTATACTTATACAGTTCAGTCGGCTTTCAAATATGATTATGAAGACGATCAAGTAGTGAGTGCCATAAGGAAAGTTAACGAGAGGGAAGTTCAGGAGAAACCTATACTGAGTGATGATGAGGAAGAGATTCTTAAAAAGATAGCTAGATTGTATACTGAGAGTTATCAACCTATAATAGAGAACTTGGCAGATGTTATAAATAAAATAGCTCTTTTACTACCAAGAAGAAGAGCCAGAAAGTTACATATAGGATTGTTTGGATATTCGAGAAGTACAGGTAAGGTAACGTTACCCAGAGCGATATCGTTTACTGGTGCGCTTTATAGCCTAGGTATACCTCCTGAAATAATTGGAATTTCCTCTTTAGGCAAACTTAACGAGAAGGAATTCGAGGTATTTTCACAGAACTACAAATACTTTAAGTATGACATTCAATGCGCTGCCAGATTCATCAGCTTAGAGTCCCTTGAACTAATCAAACAAATTTGGAACGTGGATAAGGATACACTGGATAAGATAAAAGGAGATATCGACTTCGTAGAACACCAGTTAGGGATACACATTGGGGGAAATGACTACGTAAGTAGAAAGCATAACTTAATGACAAGTCTGGCGTTATTGGCGTTGAAAGAAGGACACGTAGATGAAGCTAAGAATTACCTTTTAGAAATGGCTAAAATAAGAAGATCATTGGGATGA
- a CDS encoding alpha/beta fold hydrolase encodes MQDKYVDVKGAKIHFIEEGSGKPFLLFHGARFNAHTWVETKTVESISNAEYRAISVDFPGFGKSTNGDFESLSSFIKDFMDTLGISKAYLLGASMGGEAVLGFAVDNPDMVDGLVLVGAVGVPAYKNKLKNLVGKRILLIWGEKDSVSPRSNAELIMKTLNTAKLVIVGKQHACYLDDNVRFNNAIVNFLKGE; translated from the coding sequence ATGCAAGACAAATATGTCGATGTAAAAGGTGCTAAAATACACTTTATTGAAGAAGGAAGTGGAAAACCTTTTCTCCTATTTCACGGTGCGAGATTTAACGCTCATACATGGGTCGAAACTAAGACAGTAGAAAGTATATCCAATGCGGAATATAGAGCAATCTCGGTAGATTTTCCAGGCTTTGGTAAGTCTACTAATGGAGACTTTGAATCACTTTCATCTTTTATAAAGGACTTTATGGACACCTTAGGGATAAGCAAAGCATACTTATTAGGTGCTTCCATGGGTGGAGAAGCAGTATTAGGATTCGCTGTAGATAACCCGGACATGGTAGATGGATTGGTATTAGTCGGAGCTGTAGGTGTTCCCGCTTATAAGAACAAGTTGAAGAACTTAGTAGGCAAGAGAATTCTTCTGATTTGGGGTGAGAAAGATTCAGTATCTCCTAGAAGTAATGCTGAGCTTATAATGAAGACCTTAAACACGGCGAAGCTTGTGATAGTAGGCAAGCAACACGCATGTTATCTAGATGATAATGTAAGGTTTAACAACGCTATAGTCAACTTCCTGAAGGGAGAGTGA
- a CDS encoding DUF2250 domain-containing protein → MDEELRKKLMEVLKDKRLLEVMKHLRKANVDYGKSIMLNTKIPIQEVVELLDRLERLGLIERVHGATLKNTEAKFKLSKEVHKHHTYYTLTREGDHLLRQLDEKELIKAYIDLVKNDQFALDILKIADEVNADHALTYSKLLHKPLEEITHKLEELERMGLLEEAQAKIIKFRERRSKPKKETRTHHKYYGLSRIGELVVRELKRQGVIPK, encoded by the coding sequence ATGGATGAGGAGTTGAGAAAAAAACTAATGGAAGTTCTTAAGGATAAGAGACTTCTGGAGGTAATGAAACATTTAAGGAAGGCTAATGTTGACTATGGAAAGTCAATAATGTTGAATACAAAAATTCCCATTCAAGAAGTAGTCGAATTACTAGACCGGCTAGAAAGGTTGGGATTAATTGAAAGAGTTCATGGTGCTACGCTGAAAAATACAGAAGCAAAGTTTAAGCTCAGTAAAGAAGTTCATAAACACCATACTTACTACACTTTGACCAGAGAAGGAGACCACTTATTAAGACAGTTAGATGAGAAGGAATTGATAAAGGCATATATTGATTTAGTTAAAAACGACCAGTTCGCCTTGGATATTCTTAAGATAGCTGATGAGGTAAATGCAGATCACGCTCTAACTTATTCAAAGCTTTTGCATAAGCCGTTAGAAGAGATAACACATAAGTTAGAGGAATTGGAGAGAATGGGTCTACTAGAAGAGGCTCAAGCTAAAATAATAAAATTTAGGGAGAGAAGGTCTAAGCCAAAAAAGGAGACTAGAACACATCATAAGTACTACGGTCTTTCAAGGATAGGAGAGTTAGTAGTCAGGGAGCTAAAAAGGCAAGGCGTAATACCAAAGTAG
- the meaB gene encoding methylmalonyl Co-A mutase-associated GTPase MeaB produces MLLERALEGDELSISRLLTKIEYMSSEGLESLQELMKRSGKAHVVGITGSPGSGKSTLIGELIKEYVSRGHRVGVILIDPSSPFSMGSFMGNRIRLTSVEEKNVFVRSIASRGHLGGISSEALMLIEALDGLGFDRIIVETVGAGQTDTDVVNGVHTIAVVNVPGTGDEIQALKAGIMEIGDVYVVNKADKVEAEMLFNVLRFAIDTAEVDYRDGWKPKLVKTIATKGVGIKETVDIFEEHLEYLKQKGIFDKRIRERRIKMMELLLRKKVNDVITKIIRENDEIISKKLNEERDIIGILNKMYKLVKETM; encoded by the coding sequence TTGCTTCTTGAAAGAGCGCTTGAGGGAGACGAGCTATCAATCTCACGTCTTTTAACAAAGATTGAATATATGTCCAGTGAAGGGTTAGAGAGTTTACAAGAATTAATGAAGAGATCAGGAAAAGCTCATGTAGTGGGAATAACAGGTTCTCCCGGAAGTGGTAAGAGCACCTTAATCGGAGAGTTAATCAAAGAATATGTAAGTAGAGGTCATAGAGTAGGTGTAATACTGATAGATCCTTCAAGTCCGTTTAGCATGGGATCTTTCATGGGCAATAGGATAAGATTGACAAGTGTTGAGGAAAAGAATGTATTCGTTAGGAGTATTGCCTCGAGGGGCCATCTAGGAGGTATATCTTCTGAGGCACTGATGCTTATTGAAGCATTAGACGGTCTTGGCTTCGACAGAATTATAGTTGAAACTGTAGGAGCTGGACAGACAGATACAGACGTAGTAAACGGAGTTCACACGATCGCTGTAGTAAACGTTCCGGGGACTGGGGATGAAATACAAGCTTTGAAAGCAGGAATTATGGAAATAGGGGATGTATACGTAGTAAATAAAGCTGATAAAGTAGAAGCAGAAATGCTGTTTAACGTCTTACGCTTTGCTATCGACACAGCAGAAGTTGATTATAGAGACGGATGGAAGCCTAAGCTTGTAAAGACGATAGCTACTAAAGGAGTAGGGATTAAAGAAACTGTAGATATTTTTGAGGAACATCTGGAATATTTGAAGCAAAAAGGTATCTTCGATAAGAGAATAAGAGAAAGAAGAATTAAGATGATGGAGTTATTATTGAGGAAGAAAGTAAACGACGTTATAACAAAAATCATTAGGGAAAACGACGAGATAATATCGAAGAAGCTTAATGAGGAACGCGATATAATAGGTATTCTAAATAAAATGTATAAACTAGTTAAGGAAACTATGTGA
- a CDS encoding cobalamin B12-binding domain-containing protein translates to MMSQERRIKVLVAKLGLDGHDRGAKVIARALKDAGMEVVYTGLRQTPEQIVKAALQEDVDVIGVSILSGAHLELVPLVVQQMKEKGLNDVVLVVGGVIPPQDIPKLKEIGVDEVFLPGSSLKEITEKITKAVATKRGLKIAS, encoded by the coding sequence TTGATGAGTCAAGAGAGAAGAATTAAGGTTCTCGTGGCTAAGTTAGGTTTAGACGGACATGATAGAGGGGCTAAAGTAATTGCAAGGGCTTTGAAAGATGCGGGTATGGAAGTAGTCTACACGGGATTAAGACAAACACCTGAGCAAATAGTTAAAGCAGCTTTGCAAGAAGACGTGGATGTCATAGGAGTTAGCATACTAAGCGGGGCACACTTAGAACTGGTTCCTTTGGTAGTTCAACAAATGAAAGAAAAAGGATTAAACGACGTAGTGCTGGTAGTAGGAGGAGTTATTCCCCCACAAGACATACCTAAGTTGAAAGAGATTGGAGTTGACGAAGTATTTTTACCCGGATCAAGTTTGAAGGAGATTACCGAGAAAATAACCAAAGCGGTAGCTACTAAGAGGGGCTTAAAGATTGCTTCTTGA